The following proteins are encoded in a genomic region of Desulfosporosinus youngiae DSM 17734:
- a CDS encoding FtsX-like permease family protein has product MIRLGIITKFIVKSILEKKLRTFLIILAIVLSSGVFFASIAISGSLEEMIIKGIRDSIGDADIVITPTEKSSSPYFYMNKAELYKDRTEYIIGEIQKNAVYKPSGNEEVSINLTGAAIEDVQTMNPFTIEQQHNLYPFEGRKIVIGKSAAEKYQLKVGDSLELELGEGQEISRQKFTICGIGSSTGLFKGASKSIAAVVPRDFLSNMNNARGKVGAVYIKLIQPEEKQEMIQLLSDEYKDYRVFELFPLEEIKQETLMISAIFLMLSSIVFFMSIFIIYSSFKVITTEKLPIIGTFRSIGATKRMTNYLLLGESILYGIVGGILGCGVGVGILYLMSQALSKMVNGSDGMEFKAVIQFSGANFVLAFLMAVILCFVSSIIPILKVSKIPIKDIVLNSGPKNTKRRKLWMILGIVFLVIAFASSFITSNDLRPILGSAGMLLTLTAIVMLVPNITSIFVKIFETLYVFIFGNIGILAAKNLRENQNIINNISMLAIGIACLLLINTASYDNVISITDQFRNSLYDIEMYTQKGDRNIEKRLLSIEGVQEVYGDYETYGVELADRNDRISRIKGIDKSKILNFWNIEMNKDSQDMFERLDEGRNILITNTLKEKLNLKEGDLLKLKLKSGEKEYKVIGFFEDFAKNKNIGLISQRFFKADTQSKYYSTIYIKTSQNPENVLKKIEAEFIRLKPYLQTKSKLQEEYMNSNQQVTLLMSGFSILAIIIGVFGVLNNLLISFLVRKRALAVFKSIGMSKVQTVKMIFIEALTGGAIGGLLGVMAGTLMIVILAGTSNSKDIHFPISSYLLYVVAGVLLMLIASIIPALKSSKLDIVSSIKLE; this is encoded by the coding sequence GTGATAAGATTGGGCATCATTACCAAGTTTATAGTCAAAAGTATTCTTGAAAAGAAGTTACGAACATTTCTGATCATTTTAGCTATTGTTTTATCTTCGGGCGTATTTTTTGCTTCGATCGCTATTTCCGGGAGTCTGGAGGAAATGATTATCAAAGGAATCAGAGATTCCATTGGGGATGCGGATATTGTAATCACACCCACGGAAAAATCATCTTCTCCGTACTTTTATATGAATAAAGCGGAACTTTATAAAGACCGTACGGAATATATCATAGGTGAGATTCAGAAAAATGCGGTATATAAACCCAGCGGGAATGAAGAAGTCAGCATTAACCTGACCGGTGCGGCTATTGAAGACGTTCAAACAATGAATCCGTTTACGATTGAGCAGCAGCATAATTTGTATCCTTTTGAGGGCAGAAAAATCGTCATTGGTAAATCCGCTGCAGAAAAGTATCAGTTGAAAGTAGGCGACAGCCTGGAACTAGAATTAGGAGAAGGCCAGGAAATCTCCAGACAAAAGTTTACGATCTGTGGAATAGGATCTTCAACAGGATTATTTAAAGGGGCTTCCAAATCAATCGCGGCAGTAGTACCCAGGGATTTTTTAAGTAATATGAATAATGCACGCGGTAAGGTGGGGGCTGTCTACATAAAGCTGATTCAGCCGGAAGAGAAACAGGAAATGATTCAGTTGTTGTCAGATGAGTATAAGGACTATAGGGTGTTTGAGCTTTTTCCTCTTGAGGAAATTAAGCAGGAAACCTTAATGATCTCCGCAATATTTCTGATGTTGTCATCCATCGTTTTTTTTATGAGCATCTTCATTATTTACTCCTCCTTTAAGGTGATTACGACAGAAAAACTTCCGATCATAGGGACCTTTAGAAGTATTGGGGCCACTAAAAGAATGACAAACTATTTACTATTAGGAGAGAGTATTTTATATGGAATTGTCGGAGGCATTTTAGGGTGTGGAGTAGGAGTAGGAATCTTATATCTAATGTCTCAGGCCTTAAGCAAAATGGTAAATGGTTCTGATGGAATGGAATTCAAAGCCGTAATTCAATTTTCAGGAGCAAATTTTGTTTTGGCTTTCTTGATGGCAGTCATTCTTTGTTTTGTCAGTTCAATCATCCCCATATTAAAGGTATCTAAAATTCCGATCAAGGACATCGTTTTAAACTCCGGGCCAAAGAATACTAAACGCAGAAAGTTATGGATGATCCTAGGCATCGTTTTCCTGGTCATCGCTTTTGCTTCCTCTTTTATAACTTCGAATGATTTAAGGCCTATCTTAGGAAGCGCGGGGATGCTTCTTACTCTTACAGCCATCGTAATGCTTGTGCCCAATATCACTTCAATTTTCGTAAAGATCTTTGAAACGTTGTATGTTTTTATCTTTGGGAACATAGGTATTCTGGCTGCTAAGAATTTGAGAGAGAATCAAAACATTATTAATAATATCTCGATGCTGGCCATAGGGATAGCCTGCTTGCTTCTGATCAATACAGCCAGCTATGATAATGTCATAAGCATAACAGATCAGTTCAGAAATTCCTTATATGATATAGAAATGTATACCCAGAAGGGCGATCGGAATATCGAGAAGCGGTTGCTTAGTATTGAGGGCGTGCAAGAAGTGTATGGAGATTATGAGACTTATGGAGTGGAATTGGCAGATAGAAATGACAGGATATCTCGGATTAAAGGGATTGATAAAAGCAAGATCTTAAATTTCTGGAATATCGAGATGAATAAAGATAGTCAAGATATGTTTGAACGGCTTGATGAAGGACGAAATATTTTAATAACTAATACTTTAAAGGAAAAGCTGAATCTAAAAGAAGGGGATTTGCTAAAGCTAAAATTAAAAAGTGGTGAAAAGGAATATAAGGTGATTGGATTTTTTGAGGATTTTGCTAAGAACAAAAATATTGGCCTTATATCACAACGCTTCTTTAAAGCAGATACCCAATCTAAGTATTATTCAACCATTTATATAAAGACATCCCAAAATCCTGAAAATGTACTTAAGAAAATCGAAGCAGAATTTATAAGGCTAAAACCCTACTTACAGACCAAGAGTAAGCTGCAAGAAGAGTATATGAATTCTAATCAACAAGTAACACTGCTCATGTCAGGTTTTTCAATTCTGGCGATCATTATCGGAGTTTTTGGAGTGTTAAACAATCTCTTAATAAGCTTCCTGGTTCGTAAGCGTGCCCTCGCCGTTTTCAAGTCGATAGGTATGAGCAAGGTTCAGACAGTTAAGATGATTTTCATTGAAGCCCTCACTGGAGGAGCGATAGGCGGGTTATTAGGCGTTATGGCAGGAACCTTAATGATCGTTATTTTGGCGGGAACGAGCAATTCAAAGGATATACACTTCCCCATAAGCTCTTATTTACTCTATGTTGTCGCAGGTGTTCTCCTAATGCTTATAGCATCAATAATTCCGGCCCTAAAATCCTCAAAACTTGATATAGTTTCATCCATAAAGCTTGAATAA
- a CDS encoding C-GCAxxG-C-C family (seleno)protein: MNEELALEARNRAGNKFKMGLNCSEAIVQTFNEMLNNPLNSDALKMATGFGGGLGHAGCMCGALTGSVMALGLFKGRFDPAESREPAYNLAHDFHDRFLNQYEATCCRVLNPHEFDSQDHLRRCLKLTGGTAKLLMEFLQEKKLVDDEFTWPDMAQ, translated from the coding sequence ATGAATGAAGAACTAGCTCTGGAGGCCCGTAATCGTGCGGGTAATAAATTTAAGATGGGTCTGAATTGTTCTGAAGCAATTGTGCAGACCTTTAATGAAATGTTGAATAACCCTTTGAACTCAGATGCCTTAAAAATGGCGACTGGCTTTGGAGGCGGATTAGGGCATGCCGGTTGTATGTGTGGAGCATTAACCGGGTCGGTCATGGCGTTAGGACTTTTTAAGGGCCGCTTTGATCCCGCAGAATCCAGAGAACCTGCCTATAATCTGGCTCATGACTTTCATGATCGTTTTCTTAATCAATACGAAGCAACTTGCTGCCGGGTGTTAAACCCTCATGAGTTTGATTCTCAAGACCATTTACGCCGATGTCTGAAATTAACTGGGGGGACAGCTAAGTTGCTAATGGAGTTCCTTCAAGAAAAGAAATTAGTGGATGATGAATTCACATGGCCTGATATGGCTCAGTGA
- a CDS encoding NfeD family protein — MGTGFIVALFILGIALLFLEIFVPGGILGLFGVAALITGIVLSVDSFAQRVFFISLLLLTLTGLFALSFRLPQTRFIWERFSLKTCQTPKEGYLTPGRNYEIYLNKQGIALCQLRPAGTADFSGERLDVVTEGAFVMSGAKIKVIAVEGSRVVVRQI, encoded by the coding sequence GTGGGGACAGGATTTATCGTTGCCTTATTTATACTCGGAATCGCTCTCTTGTTTTTAGAGATTTTTGTTCCCGGAGGAATACTTGGCTTATTTGGCGTCGCTGCCCTCATCACTGGGATCGTTTTAAGTGTTGATTCCTTTGCCCAAAGGGTTTTTTTCATAAGTTTATTACTATTGACTCTAACCGGGTTATTCGCCTTAAGTTTTCGCTTGCCCCAAACCCGTTTTATTTGGGAACGATTCTCTTTAAAAACCTGCCAAACTCCAAAAGAGGGTTATCTAACCCCTGGTCGCAACTACGAGATTTATTTGAATAAACAAGGGATCGCGCTCTGTCAGTTGCGCCCGGCTGGAACGGCTGATTTTAGCGGTGAACGACTTGATGTTGTAACAGAAGGGGCATTCGTAATGAGTGGCGCAAAGATCAAAGTAATCGCTGTGGAAGGTTCGCGTGTTGTAGTTCGTCAAATTTAA
- a CDS encoding nickel/cobalt transporter — protein MILELMYTFPAVIGLGALHSLEPGHGKGVITAYLISSGAKIKDAIMIGLISALAHTLSITLLAISTSTAIKVLVPENLIHWLQLVSGIVVIYIGLSIITQRIFDYYEEKQKPRHSAHGHSCGGHCSHNHTKPMSHPTNRFNLFLTGFFTGIVPCPSALAILLAAVSADQIPLGLGLVGAFSIGGAITMVAIAVVVVRAGHTIKKLERWQVVNRLALVSSCLIIFLGGAVIFQSLGRIGISSGF, from the coding sequence ATGATTTTGGAATTAATGTATACGTTTCCAGCAGTTATCGGCTTAGGAGCACTTCATTCTTTAGAACCGGGGCATGGTAAAGGAGTTATCACAGCTTATTTAATCTCTTCAGGTGCCAAAATTAAAGATGCAATTATGATTGGCCTAATCTCGGCATTAGCTCATACGCTTTCGATTACCTTACTGGCGATTTCAACTTCGACCGCTATTAAAGTACTTGTTCCGGAAAATCTGATCCATTGGCTTCAGCTTGTTTCAGGAATTGTGGTTATTTATATCGGCCTAAGTATAATTACACAGAGAATTTTTGATTATTATGAAGAAAAACAAAAACCTCGCCATAGTGCTCATGGCCATAGTTGCGGCGGTCATTGCAGTCATAACCATACTAAGCCAATGTCTCATCCGACTAACCGTTTCAATTTGTTTCTGACAGGCTTTTTTACTGGAATAGTTCCCTGTCCAAGTGCCCTGGCGATCCTGCTGGCGGCAGTATCGGCGGATCAGATTCCTTTAGGATTAGGGCTGGTGGGAGCATTTTCTATTGGAGGGGCTATCACGATGGTGGCAATTGCTGTAGTTGTTGTTCGGGCCGGCCACACAATAAAGAAATTAGAACGATGGCAGGTAGTAAACCGTTTAGCACTGGTTTCTTCTTGTTTGATCATATTTTTGGGTGGAGCAGTGATTTTTCAATCATTAGGCCGAATTGGGATATCTTCCGGGTTTTAG
- a CDS encoding NapC/NirT family cytochrome c, which yields MWKKSIIGSLTVIIVLYILFQIGYTATSGPDFCAKCHEVEKYVTSWQTSAHKDINCLECHQPRGELGKIHAKARGLNYVFQHYSGDYTIPTQAIVYDQNCLICHLKDRKHYPETVRLKNTSKVNHFATIKQSQSCLDCHRATGHDVDIYLTPDLKGAKS from the coding sequence ATGTGGAAGAAGTCAATCATTGGAAGCTTGACCGTAATTATTGTTTTATACATTCTGTTTCAAATAGGGTATACAGCCACCTCCGGGCCTGATTTTTGCGCCAAGTGCCATGAGGTTGAAAAATACGTTACATCCTGGCAAACTTCTGCACATAAGGATATTAACTGTCTGGAGTGCCATCAGCCAAGAGGGGAGCTAGGTAAAATTCATGCTAAAGCCAGAGGGTTAAACTACGTATTCCAACATTATAGCGGTGACTATACCATTCCTACCCAAGCCATTGTTTATGATCAGAATTGTCTCATATGCCATTTAAAGGACAGAAAGCACTATCCGGAAACTGTACGGCTAAAGAACACATCTAAGGTAAACCACTTCGCGACTATAAAGCAATCCCAATCATGTTTAGACTGTCATAGAGCTACCGGACATGACGTTGATATTTACTTAACTCCTGATTTAAAGGGCGCTAAATCTTAA
- a CDS encoding carbonic anhydrase — MRRRFTYLSCLFLTLAILLNGCGSDISRIAGDQNTEAENPAVQEALAASPVYQRIEIISSPEEAKQLLIEGNQRFATGKLLSKDLSSARRRELMENGQHPFAVIVSCSDSRVPPELLFDQALGDLFVVRVAGNVVSPVELGSIEYAVDHLKTPLVVVLGHEACGAVTAAVQGGETHGSISSIIEKIKPAVDGAKALSFGITTNKDLIDKSTELNIQNTIKEILKSPIIEEGAATKKVDITGIKYDLDEGVLEFINLEAN; from the coding sequence GTGAGAAGACGATTTACTTATCTTAGCTGCCTATTCCTTACATTAGCTATCTTACTCAATGGCTGTGGAAGTGATATTTCACGTATTGCCGGTGACCAAAATACTGAGGCGGAGAATCCTGCTGTACAGGAGGCGTTAGCTGCTTCTCCAGTCTATCAACGAATAGAAATAATCTCCTCTCCTGAGGAAGCAAAACAACTCTTAATTGAAGGAAACCAACGTTTTGCCACGGGTAAACTGTTGAGTAAGGATTTGAGTTCCGCAAGACGAAGGGAGTTGATGGAAAATGGTCAACATCCCTTTGCAGTCATTGTGAGTTGCTCGGATTCGAGAGTTCCTCCCGAACTTTTGTTTGATCAAGCCCTTGGAGATTTATTTGTAGTCCGTGTCGCTGGAAATGTAGTTAGTCCGGTTGAATTAGGAAGCATAGAGTATGCAGTGGATCACTTGAAAACCCCCTTAGTTGTGGTGCTTGGTCATGAGGCATGTGGAGCGGTTACGGCCGCTGTCCAGGGCGGAGAAACACACGGGAGTATTAGCTCAATCATTGAAAAGATTAAGCCTGCAGTTGACGGAGCCAAGGCGCTGAGCTTCGGCATAACAACGAATAAAGATTTAATCGATAAAAGCACTGAACTAAATATCCAAAACACCATCAAAGAAATCTTAAAGAGCCCAATTATCGAAGAGGGTGCAGCAACGAAAAAAGTGGATATCACAGGTATTAAATATGATCTGGATGAGGGTGTTTTAGAGTTCATTAATTTAGAAGCCAACTGA
- a CDS encoding DedA family protein, translated as MELITGLIDFILHIDLYLVEIIKNYGTWTYLILFMIIFSETGFVVTPFLPGDSLLFVIGALGAKGSLDFNMALMLLFLAAIGGNTLNYFIGKMIGHKLLAMKNSRIIKKEYLDKTHAFYQKHGGKAIIFSRFIPIIRTFAPFVAGLGKMSFMRYSIYNVIGGVSWVLLFMFAGFFFGNIPAVKHNFTYVIFAIIFVSLLPTIVPYIKSKRSRR; from the coding sequence ATGGAATTAATCACCGGACTCATCGATTTTATTCTCCATATTGATCTATACTTAGTTGAAATTATTAAGAACTATGGAACTTGGACCTATTTGATTCTTTTCATGATTATCTTTAGTGAAACGGGCTTTGTTGTTACCCCTTTTCTTCCGGGAGACTCCCTGTTATTTGTCATTGGGGCTTTAGGAGCTAAGGGTAGCTTAGATTTCAACATGGCTCTCATGCTTCTCTTTTTGGCCGCGATTGGAGGCAACACATTAAACTACTTTATCGGCAAAATGATTGGGCATAAATTACTGGCAATGAAAAATTCCCGCATTATTAAGAAAGAGTATCTGGATAAGACCCATGCCTTTTATCAAAAACATGGAGGTAAGGCTATAATATTCTCTAGATTTATTCCAATCATCCGTACGTTTGCTCCTTTTGTGGCTGGTCTTGGCAAGATGAGCTTTATGAGATATAGTATATATAATGTTATCGGCGGTGTTTCCTGGGTCTTGTTGTTTATGTTTGCCGGATTTTTCTTTGGTAATATTCCCGCGGTCAAACATAATTTTACCTATGTAATATTTGCCATAATCTTTGTTTCTTTGCTGCCCACAATTGTCCCTTACATTAAAAGTAAACGGAGTAGGAGATAG
- the rnk gene encoding nucleoside diphosphate kinase regulator: MSRKIHITSVDRDRLLKLIGKEREFNSVISKQYLKNLEEELTNAQILTSEEIPKDVITMNSKILLRDMDANEEMVYTLVYPAEANLAEDKISVLAPVGTAILGYREGDIIEWKVPDGIINLKVEKILYQPEAAGDYHL; encoded by the coding sequence ATGTCGAGAAAGATTCATATCACATCTGTAGACAGAGACCGCTTATTAAAGCTGATAGGAAAAGAAAGAGAGTTTAATAGCGTTATTAGTAAGCAGTATTTGAAAAATCTGGAGGAAGAACTGACCAATGCGCAAATTTTAACCTCTGAAGAGATCCCTAAGGATGTTATTACAATGAACTCCAAAATTCTTCTGCGGGATATGGATGCGAACGAGGAAATGGTTTATACGTTAGTTTACCCTGCGGAGGCAAATTTGGCAGAGGATAAAATTTCTGTCCTTGCTCCGGTGGGAACAGCTATCTTAGGGTACCGGGAGGGAGACATCATTGAATGGAAGGTGCCTGACGGTATCATTAATCTGAAGGTTGAAAAGATTCTATACCAGCCGGAAGCTGCCGGCGATTATCATCTTTAA
- a CDS encoding helix-turn-helix transcriptional regulator, which translates to MTRTEFILKVSDKLKLIRIERDYTQDKMAEVLGISKKTLVQIEKGRSVLSWAGAVTLCTIFRDSEVLEMTFGGNPQDIILSLAFTDYERNEKTMGGKVWWNNIECTEYYRIQQNIISRHFRILDSQDRRICSSFDDKYIWKRFRELSGEGGA; encoded by the coding sequence ATGACAAGAACAGAGTTCATCCTAAAAGTCTCAGATAAACTGAAACTAATCCGGATTGAAAGGGATTATACTCAAGATAAGATGGCCGAAGTACTGGGAATATCCAAGAAAACGTTAGTTCAGATTGAAAAAGGCCGATCTGTTCTTAGCTGGGCAGGTGCTGTAACCTTGTGCACAATTTTCAGAGACAGCGAAGTCCTGGAGATGACATTTGGCGGGAATCCTCAAGATATCATTCTTTCGTTAGCCTTTACTGATTATGAACGTAATGAAAAAACCATGGGTGGAAAAGTGTGGTGGAATAATATTGAATGTACGGAGTACTATCGAATCCAGCAAAATATTATTTCCAGGCACTTTCGAATCCTTGATAGTCAGGACCGAAGGATTTGCTCTTCCTTTGATGATAAATATATTTGGAAAAGGTTTCGGGAGCTTTCAGGAGAGGGCGGGGCATAG
- a CDS encoding UbiA family prenyltransferase translates to MLYFIKAYIKSMRLYYAFVTGIAGWIGMSFYEYIAESPFQTTELVPGTEKKAVILILLFLSWGINQIINDYLGLPEDRVNAPHRPMVTGELNPQKALILTGILLIITLMVTYFYLEPIALVPAILGILLNVLYEYAKGHGIFGNIIFGLMISTCTAFGFLAAGPTESPYFTYSRVSVLILVAVMNGLMTFYTYFKDYEGDKAAGKRTIIVRLGVEKSRYLAAVTSLLPAAFFLLIYLNNFIEARVDNSFLILAGLTLFLELRTGYLYFRNPRGERTYYSLVANFRACICGQATLIALFNTELAMLLFLVSYMFVGFLFDLHKDPKS, encoded by the coding sequence GTGTTGTATTTTATAAAGGCCTATATAAAATCTATGAGGCTCTATTACGCTTTTGTAACGGGGATCGCGGGTTGGATTGGGATGTCGTTTTATGAATATATCGCCGAGTCTCCTTTTCAGACGACGGAACTGGTTCCCGGCACTGAAAAAAAGGCAGTGATACTGATCCTGCTTTTTCTCAGTTGGGGTATCAACCAGATTATCAATGACTATCTGGGCTTGCCGGAGGACCGGGTTAATGCCCCGCACCGCCCTATGGTTACGGGTGAGCTAAATCCCCAAAAAGCCTTAATCTTAACGGGGATACTCCTGATTATCACTCTAATGGTTACTTATTTCTATCTGGAGCCCATTGCTCTGGTACCTGCAATTTTGGGAATCCTTTTAAATGTTCTCTATGAATACGCTAAGGGACATGGTATTTTCGGTAATATCATCTTCGGGCTGATGATTTCCACCTGTACCGCCTTTGGGTTTCTGGCAGCCGGTCCCACAGAGTCTCCCTATTTTACTTATAGCCGTGTCTCAGTGCTGATTCTGGTGGCTGTTATGAATGGTTTAATGACCTTTTACACCTATTTCAAAGACTATGAGGGGGATAAAGCTGCCGGTAAACGGACAATCATCGTTCGCTTAGGAGTAGAAAAATCCAGATATCTGGCAGCTGTCACCTCCTTGCTGCCTGCAGCATTCTTTTTGCTGATCTATCTTAATAATTTTATCGAAGCCAGGGTCGATAATAGTTTTCTCATTCTGGCAGGATTGACACTTTTTCTGGAACTGCGGACAGGTTATCTCTACTTTAGAAATCCCCGCGGGGAGAGAACTTATTATTCTCTGGTCGCAAATTTTCGGGCATGTATCTGCGGCCAGGCAACTCTGATTGCGTTATTTAATACGGAGCTGGCTATGCTTTTGTTTTTAGTATCTTATATGTTTGTCGGTTTTTTATTTGACTTGCACAAAGATCCAAAATCCTAG
- a CDS encoding NADH:flavin oxidoreductase, producing the protein MKLFEPAEIGPCSLKNRIIRSATFEGMCDSQGHPSPEYHLLYKQLASGGVGGIITGFAYISSEGKAMQPGQAGMHCEEIVNYFLSVTEGVHQHDCKIFMQLAHTGRQTRKKETRQEVWGVSHKPSLYFGGSPRKLNTEQVYSLAKQFGKAAGYAKAAGFDGVQVHAAHGYLIHQFILPSVNHRKDEFGISDKSKIGTKFLELVLEEIRRECGQDFALLVKVSGGDDYFTRFSNEQFSNLIRFLDAQKVDGIEISYGTMDNALNIFRGDIPLTVILMHNPVFKISKDKHAIPRLLYNTLLYCGMRVKLKPFTPTYNLGYAKIAKALTDIPIISVGGFRKGAEMRSCLEDGLADFVSLSRPLICEPDFVHKLRQDRNYTSQCSNCNICAVMCDSNQSTRCYSR; encoded by the coding sequence ATGAAGTTGTTCGAACCGGCTGAAATAGGTCCATGCAGTTTAAAAAACAGGATCATTCGTTCAGCGACCTTTGAAGGAATGTGTGACTCCCAGGGCCACCCGTCCCCCGAATACCACCTGCTCTATAAACAACTAGCTTCCGGAGGGGTAGGGGGGATCATTACAGGCTTTGCCTATATCTCCTCTGAAGGAAAAGCAATGCAGCCAGGTCAGGCCGGCATGCACTGTGAGGAAATAGTAAACTATTTTTTGTCCGTTACAGAGGGGGTACACCAGCATGACTGCAAAATCTTCATGCAGTTAGCTCACACGGGCAGGCAGACGAGGAAAAAGGAAACCCGACAAGAGGTTTGGGGGGTGTCTCATAAACCATCCCTGTATTTTGGCGGATCTCCCCGGAAGTTAAATACTGAACAAGTGTATTCACTGGCTAAGCAATTCGGAAAAGCGGCCGGATATGCTAAGGCTGCCGGATTCGACGGTGTACAGGTCCATGCGGCCCATGGCTACCTGATCCACCAGTTTATTTTGCCCTCCGTTAATCATCGCAAGGATGAATTTGGGATTAGTGACAAAAGCAAGATAGGAACAAAATTTCTGGAGTTGGTTCTTGAAGAAATCAGAAGAGAGTGTGGTCAGGATTTTGCTCTCTTAGTTAAGGTAAGCGGCGGCGATGATTATTTTACAAGGTTTTCAAATGAGCAGTTTTCGAACCTCATCAGATTTCTCGATGCTCAGAAAGTTGATGGGATAGAGATTAGTTATGGGACCATGGATAATGCTCTGAATATCTTTCGCGGCGATATCCCGCTTACAGTCATTTTAATGCATAATCCTGTCTTTAAAATCAGTAAAGACAAGCATGCTATCCCCAGACTTCTGTATAACACCCTTCTGTACTGCGGGATGAGGGTAAAGCTAAAACCTTTTACGCCGACGTACAATCTTGGTTATGCTAAAATTGCCAAAGCCTTAACGGACATCCCAATTATCAGCGTCGGCGGGTTCAGAAAGGGAGCAGAAATGCGCAGCTGCCTGGAAGACGGCTTGGCGGACTTCGTCAGTTTGAGCAGACCGCTGATTTGTGAACCGGACTTTGTGCATAAACTCCGGCAAGACAGGAATTATACCTCCCAATGCAGCAATTGCAATATCTGTGCTGTTATGTGTGATTCTAATCAGTCAACCAGGTGTTACAGTAGATAA
- a CDS encoding phosphopantetheine-binding protein, with translation MKLEDRIIKTIQSVLDKRPEITLKSRLVEDLQVDSLDKLMILSALEDEFSIAIAEEDFTEVVTVRDTVEKLEAQGFGD, from the coding sequence ATGAAACTGGAGGATAGGATTATTAAGACCATACAAAGCGTACTGGATAAACGTCCCGAAATAACCCTGAAGAGTCGTTTGGTCGAGGATCTCCAGGTGGACTCTTTAGACAAGCTGATGATTCTTTCTGCTTTGGAGGATGAATTTTCAATAGCTATTGCTGAAGAGGATTTTACTGAGGTGGTTACTGTCAGGGATACAGTCGAGAAACTTGAGGCACAAGGTTTTGGAGATTAG